CGCATCCCACCCGGGGAGGAATCCGAGACGAGAGGCAGCAAGCCACTTCCCGCGTAGCGAATGGTGAACAGCGCGACCGATGTCACGGTGCGCGCCGGCGCCGCGACCAGGTAGCGGATCTTCCCGACCGGAGCCGGCGATCCCCTGGTTGAGACGCCGCCACAAGTCGCCCCAGGCCCGGAGCGTGGTGAGAATGCGCACGTGAGTGGTCATTTTCACGGCATACGGGTATGCGGAAGTGCGCTGTACTTAGCAGATCGACTGGGACGGGAGCAGGCAATGACTCAGGCAAGTCACCGCCAACGCGTGGTCGTGGTGGGGGCCGGTTTCGGTGGGCTCTTCGCGATCAAGGCGCTGCGCAAGGCTCCGGTGGACATCACCCTCATCAACGGTACGGCGTACCACCTCTTCCAGCCGCTGCTCTACCAGGTGGCGACCGGGATCCTGTCCGAGGGCGAGGTCGCTCCGCCGATCCGGGAGGTCCTGCGCCGTCAGGAGAATGTGGACGTTCGCCTGGGCTGGGTGACGGACGTCGACGTCGAGAACAAGGTCGTGTCGGTGTCCGGCCCCGGCATCGACTACACCGTGGAGTACGACACGCTGATCGTGGCGGCCGGCGCCTCGCAGTCGTACTTCGGCAACGACCAGTTCGCCGACCACGCGCCCGGCATGAAGAGCATCGACGACGCGCTCGAACTGCGTGCCCGGATCTTCGGCGCGTTCGAGGTGGCGGACCTGCAGACCGACCCGGAGGCGGCGCAGCGCTGGCTGACCTTCGTGGTGGTCGGCGCCGGCCCGACCGGCACGGAGCTGGCCGGCCAGATCGCCGAGCTGGCCCACCGCAACCTGCCGGGGCAGTACAAGCACATCGATCCCCGCAAGGCCCGGATCATCCTGGTCGACGCGATCGGGGCGGTGCTGAACACGTTCGGCGACGACCTTTCCGCAGGTGCGCAGCGCGAGCTGGAGAAACTCGGCGTCGAGGTGAAGCTGAACACCAAGGTTGTCGGGGTCGACTCGACGGGGATCGAGGTGGAGGACGCGACCGGCCGGCACCGCATCCCGTCGGTGACCAAGGTGTGGGCGGCCGGGGTGTCCGCGCCGCCGCTGGCGGCCAAGCTGGCCGAGGCGACCGGGGCGAAGACCGACCGGGCCGGGCGGGTCTTCGTGGACCAGGACACCACGCTGCCCGGACACCCGGAGATCTTCGTGCTGGGCGACATGATGAACCTGGCCGGCGATGACGGGAAGCCGTTGCCCGGGGTGGCGCAGGTGGCCATCCAGAGCGGCCGGCACGCGGCCGACCAGATCAAGCGGCGGATCGCCGGGAAGGAGGCCGGGCAGCCGTTCAAGTACTTCGACAAGGGCAGCCTGGCAACGATCTCGCGGTTCTCCGCGGTGGCCAGCATCGGCAAGGTGCGCCTGTCCGGCTTCCCCGCCTGGGTGGTGTGGGTCGCGGTGCACCTGTTCTACCTGGTCGGCTTCAAGAACAGGGTGACGGCGGTGCTGCACTGGGCGGTCAGCTTCGTCGGGCGCGGCCGTTCGGAGCGGGTCGCGACACTGCAGCAGGCGTTCGCTCGCCGCGCGATCCGGGCCTACGGTGACCCGTTCGCCCGCGAACGCGCCGAGTCCGGCGACCGCCCCGAGCCCGCTGACCGGCGCGAGACCGCTGCCCGGACTGAGACCACTGGCCGCCCTGAGGCCGCCGACCGCCCCGCGACCACCGACCAGCGCGAGACCGCTAACCGCCCCGCGACCACCGACCAGCGCGAGACCGCTAACCGCCCCGCGACCACCGACCAGCGCGAGACCGCTAACCGCCCCGCGACCACCGACCAGCGCGAGACCGCTAACCGCCCCGAGTCCGGCGACCACCTCACCTCGGCGGAGGTGACAGCCACCACGCCGATCATCCCGGCGCGGGAGGAGGCGCGCTCGGCTGCGAAGCCCGGGACCGATGACGGGCGCCCGGTGCCCCAGGCACCGGAAAGGGAGCGTTTGAGCGTGCGCGAGTGACAGCCGGGTGTGCCGTGTCGACGCATGGCAGCGGATTCGATCGGGCGGTGGCCCGGCCTGCGTCGTCGACGACCGTGACGTCGACGACGAGCCCGCCGCATGCGTCGACCGGGCGCCGCCCGGTCGGCCGGGACGAGGGGCCCGTCCGGCAGAAATCTTCGTCAGGTGTCTCGAAGCTGATCGTCGACCGGCGGTAACCCGGGGTTCGATCACCAGGTAGCGTGTACCGGCCCCGCCCGGACGGAGCGACGGTGCTGTTCGGCGCCGGTTCGGCCGGGCGACGGTGGAAACGCCTGATGACACGCCCACGGAGAGAAGGCCCCGATTGATGCCGGTCACCGCCGCGACCGTTATTGCTTCTCGGCAGCCGGCGCTGGCTCCGGTCTTCGGGACCTTGACGCTGTTCACCGGGCGGATGGGGTCGGGCAAGAGCACCCTGGCCCTGCAGAACGCGTTCAACCGGCAGCAGGCCGGGCGTCCGGGCGTCCTGCTGACCAGCCAGGACCGGGCCGGTGAGGGGATCATGTCGTCCCGGCTCGGGGTCGCCGCCGACGCCATCGAGGTGCACTCGGAGATGGACCTGGCCTCGCTGGTCGCCGAGACGGTGCCGGCCGGTGGGTTCGTGATCGTGGACGAGGCACAGTTCCTCAGCCCGGCGCAGGTGGAGCAGCTGGCCTGGGCGGCGGACGAGCTCGGCGTGGACATCGACTGCTATGCCATCACCACGGACTTCCTGTCCCGGCTGTTCCCGGGTGCGCAGCGACTGGTCGAGCTGGCCGACGTGATCCTGCCCCTGCAGGTCGAGGTGACCTGCTGGTGCGGGCGCCCCGGCCGGCAGAACGCCCGGATCGTCGACGGCCAGGTGGCCCGGGCCGGTGAGCAGGTCGCGGTCGGCGACACCACCGAGACGTCAGCGGTCTCCTACCGGGTGCTGTGCCGCCGCCACTGGCGCAACGGCGAGCCCGGCCCCGCCTGACAGCCGAGCGGCAACCACGCTCCCGGCCGGCCCGACGACGAACCCGGCCGCACCTGACAGCCGAGCGCGACCACACTCCCGCCGGCGCAACGGCGAGCCCGGCCCCGCCTGACAGCCGGGCGGCAACCACGCTCCCGGGTGTCCCCGTGACAGGCCACCGAAGGTCGACAGCGGCGGACAGGCGGCGACGAGGCACCCGGGTAACAAGTCCGGAAAATCAGCACTTACCGGTGCCCCACCAGCGGCACGCTACGGTCCACATGTCCGAGGTCTGCAGCCGCACCTCCCCACCGCGATCATCGAGCACCGCCCGCCCACCGGCCAGCGGCACCACCATCGACTCCCCGGGCGCCAGCACCGTGCTCTCCTCGAACCGGTACTGATACCGGCTCACCACCACGTGCCCCTGCAGGTCGACCGGCTCGTCGCTGACGTTCACCACCTCGACCCTCTCGACCCCGCCGTACTTGACCTTCAGCGAGACCTTCCCGGCCAGCGGACTTCCGCACCCCACCTGGCACGGATACACGAACGACCGCCGCAGGTCACCCTGCGGATCGAAGAGGTACGCCCCGTCACCCACCGAGTTCCGGAGCGGATCCACGTTCGTGAAGATCGGCGCCGACAGTCCCCAGTACTTGTCAGTGGCGGTGTCCACGCCCTGCCCCACGTGCACATAGACGGCCCCGCCGGCCGGCACCACGGTCCCCGCCGTGAACGTGTACCGCCGCAGCCCGGAATCCCGCACCCACCAGCCGCTCAGGTCCACCGCCGCCGAGCCGTGGTTGCCGATCCGGATCCATTCCCCGTTCAGGTTTCCGCCGTCGTCCCCGTCCGCGTCACTGTTCGCCCAGACGGTGAGGTTCGCGGCCGCCGCCGGCCCCGCCCCGCAGTAGTTCTCGTCCCACATCAGCTGCTTCTCGGTGGAAGCCCGCGCCTCGTCCAGCTCATAGGCCGAGTCCCACGCCCACTCGCCGGCGAACGGCAGCCAGAGCGCGTACCCGTGCCGGACCAGGTCCTCCCCGATGTCCCGCCACGTCCCGTTGATCTTGACTGAGATCGATCGCAACGGACGGTTACGACTCTGGCTGTCCGCGTGCTGCGCCGTCATCCGCACCACGCCGTTGCCCGCCCGGACCAGCCGCTCGACCCGCGCGGTCGCCTCCAGGGCGTGACAGTCGCCCCGCCGCTTCGCCGCCTTCGGCGAGTAGACGTGCTGCTCCATGGCCTGCACCCCGATCACCCGGATGGACCGCGGCGTCGTGGTGCCGTCGCCGTTCACGTCCACCAGCAGGGTGTCACCGTCAGCCACCCAGGCGACCTTGCCGGTCCAGACCGAACAGCGCGGGCTCCCGGCTACCGGCCGGCAGGGGACCGACGCGGCGAGCGCCGGAGCGGGCAGGCCGGCCAGGGTCAGGGTGGCGGCGGCGGTGACGGCGGTGGCCAGCGAGGCGAGTCGGCGCAGCATGCCAGCACGATCGGGCGAACCCGGTTGCGGATCGAGTTTTCCCAGGCTGCGGCCCGGTTGCGGACCGCTCGGCGGGCGCGGCTCACGGCGTACCAAAAACTGCTTCCGGTACGCGGTGAGCACTCCCGCCGTACCGAAGAATGGTCCGGCCGGCTACCGTGACAAGTCGTTAAAACCTATAAACCCGATAGGTAATGTATATTGATCGAGCCGGTCATCCCGCGGACACGCATCGTCACCGCCGCCGTGGATTTCTCAAGGGGAAACGCACATGACTAGTCCGATTCTGAACCGCCGCACGCTGCTCGGAGGGCTCCTCGGAGTGACAGCGCTCGGCCTGACCGGATGTGCCGGCGACGATGCCGCCTCCGCGAGTCTCTCCGCCGCCGACCCGCTGCCCACCACCGTCGACCCGGCCACCCAGCTGATCATCTCGATCCACACCTCGCAGGTCGGACTGACCGCCTCCGGCGAGATCGACAAGATCCCGTTCAAGGTCAAGGACTGGCCCAACATCTCCGCCGGCCCGGACGTGATCCAGGGTTTCCGGGCCAAGTCCATCGACCTCGCCAACAACGCCGGCATCCCGCCGATCCAGGCCGCCGCGATCAATGTGGACGCGAAGATCGTCGCGGTGCAGACGGTGCACAAGCCGCAGTACACGTTCGTCACGGCGCCCGGCAACCCGGTGAAGGACATCACCGACCTGCGCGGCAAGAAGATCGCCTTCTCGCAGGGCCAGGCGCAGGGCCTGGTGGTTCTGCGCACCCTCAAGGAGCAGGGTCTGTCCACGAAGGACGTGCAGCTGGTCGCCCTGCCCAGCACGAAGTTCCTGGTCGCCCTGCAGAGCAAGCAGGTCGACGTCGCGCCGCTCTACGAGCCGGCCATCACCAAGTACCTCGCCGAGTACGGCAAGGACGGCGCCATCCAGTTCCCGATGACCGCCGTCGACTACCTGAGCGTGCTCTGGGCGCCGTCCGAGGTGCTGGCCGACTCCGCCAAGGTCGCCGCGATCCGCTCGTTCATCCCGATCTGGGCCAAGGACCAGATCTGGCGGTGGGAGAACCCGGAGAAGTGGCTGGACGCCTACTACGTCAAGGACCAGCAGGTGTCCGAGGCGGACGCGAAGCGGATCGGTACCACGCTGCAGCAGCCGTTCTTCCCGACGAGCTGGGACAAGGCGGTGGCCTGGGAGAGGGAGTCCGCCGGCCTGCTCGTCGAGGGCGGCTTCATCAAGAAGATCGACCCGGAGAAGCTGTTCGACAGGCGTTTCGAGGGCATCGCCTCGAGCGCGGTTCCCGCCAAGTACCAGGAGTGATCATGGCTACCGAGACCATCTCCGTCGCCGCCCGCCCTCGCGCCGCCACGGCCCCACCGCGCCGGAGGCGGCGCCGCGTGGGGCCCGGAAAGCCCATTCCGTACGGCCGCACGCTCGGGCCGGTGCTGCTCCTGGCGATCTGGGCGCTCGCCTCGGCGACCGGCGTGCTGGACCCGCGCAAGCTGTCCGCGCCGTGGACCGTGGCCGGCACCTTCGCCGACCTGATCGAGGCCGGGACGCTGCAGGAGCACATTCTCGCCTCCCTGCAACGCGCGGTGTTCGGCTTCGTGATCGGTGCGCTCGCCGGCCTGGTGCTGGCCCTGCTGGCGGGGACCAGCCGGATCGGCGAGGCGCTGATCGACGGCCCGATGCGGATCAAGCTGGCGATCCCCACGATCGGCCTGATCCCGCTGCTCATCCTGTGGCTGGGCATCAACGAGGGCTTCAAGATCACCATCATCGCGGTGGCCGTCGCCGTTTACATGTACGTGCAGGTCCACGCCGGGCTGACCGGCATCGACCAGCGGTACGTGGAACTCGCCCAGGTGCAGAACTACTCCCGCTGGGAGTTCGTCCGGCATGTGGTCTTCCCCGGCGCGCTGCCCGGCGTGTTCGTCGGCCTGCGCCTGTCGGTGACGGCTTCCTGGCTGATCCTGATCACCGTCGAGCAGATCAACGCGCTCTCCGGCGTCGGCTACATGATGACCCAGGCCCAGGAGTACGCCCAGACCGACATCATCATCGTCGGCCTGGTGATCTACGGCATCTTCGGTTTCCTCTCGGACGCTCTGGTCCGCATCGCTGAACGGAGGGTGCTGGGATGGCGCCGTACCTTGACCAACTGACCCACGGCGTCCGGATCTCCGGGCTGACCCGCCGGTTCGGCGAGAAGACCGTCCTCGACGGGATCGACCTGGACATCGCGCCGGGCGAGTTCGTCGCCCTGCTCGGGCGCAGCGGTTCCGGCAAGAGCACCCTGCTGCGCGCGCTCGCCGGGCTGGACCACGACGTGGCCGGCTCCGGCGACCTGCGGATCCCGGACCGGGTGTCGGTGGTCTTCCAGGACTCCCGGCTGCTCCCCTGGCGGCGGGTGCTGGACAACGTGATCCTGGCGCTGCGGGTGCCGGACGCCCGGCGCAAGGGCGTCGACGCGCTCGCCGAGGTGGGCCTGGCCGGCCGCGAGCGGGCCTGGCCCAACCAGCTCTCCGGCGGTGAGCAGCAGCGTGTCGCCCTCGCCCGGTCGCTGGTCGGCGAGCCGGAGCTGCTGCTCGCCGACGAGCCGTTCGGTGCCCTCGACGCCCTCACCCGGATCAAGATGCACGGTCTGCTGCGGGCGCTGTGCAAGCGTCACCAGCCCGCGGTGCTGCTGGTCACCCACGACGTGGACGAGGCAGTGCAGCTGGCCGACCGGATCGTCGTGCTGGACAGCGGCCACATCGCCGTCGACGTGCGGCCCGGCCTGCCGGAGAGCCGCAGGGCCAGCGACCCCGGCTTCCAGGAGATCCGGGAACTGCTGCTCCGCGCCCTGGGAGTGGTCGAGGAAGGCTGAGAAACAACCCCGGCGACGCTGGACCGGATCGGGGCTCACGGGTGGGCAGAGGCGATGTGTACAGACCCGGCAGGGCCCCTCGGATGACTTCGTCCGAGGGGCCCTGCGATGAGGCTGTCCGGTGGCGGCATGTCACGTCACGGCACACCGCCGATCAGGTCAGCGGCTTTCCGCGAAGTATTCGTAGTTGTCGGCGTTGTTGACGGCCCTGGCGGGGTTCGTCGAGGCGAGATTCCTGGCCGCGGTCTGGCCGTAAGCCCAGTCGTCGGTGCCGCCGTTGACAGTGAAGTGGCTGGACTCGTGGACGAGCGTTCCCGCCTTGGAGTCGGTTCCGATGGCCGGCGCGGTCCAGAATGCGCCGCAGAGGTAGATCTTGTAGGGGTCGTCGGGGTAGACGTACGCATAGACGCCGGCTTCGTTGAGGCAGCTCAGCGTCACGGTCTTGCTGGTCAGCTCGCTGGTGATGTTGCTGTACTCGCTGGCCACCGTGTTGAACCGGGTCGTCGTGCGGGTGCCGAACCATTCCGTGTAGGCGGCGCCGCCGTTCGGGTTGTTCGAGAGCCAGGTCTTCGACTTCGTTGACAGCGTGGCGGCGTCGGTCACAGCCTGCCGAATGGAGGTCTTCTGGCTCGTGCTGCAGTTGCTGTTGTAGACGATGGTGACGGCGCTCGCGGCGACCTTGACCCGCTCGCTGGACGCGGCCGCGACGCCGGCGGGCTTGCGCGCGCCCTGGATCGCGACGGTGGTGCTCACGCTCGCCTGGCCGGCCCGGACCCGCACCGTGTCGGCGACGGCCGCGCCCGGCCCGCGCAGGGCCCGGATCCGGGTGGCGGCCAGCGCGATGGTGAAGGTTCCCGGCCGCGACAGGTCGTAGTCGTCGGCCAGGTTCATCGTCACCGCGTACGTACCGCCGGCGGGAATACGGGTGTAGTCGGCCGCAGTCGGCTTGGCGTACTTGACCAGTCTGCCGTGATACGGAAGCGGCACGCCGTCCCGGGTCACGGCCAGAAGCCCGCCGGACAGGCCCGCCCGCGGCAGGTCCCGGGACAGCACGCTGACCGGCGACGACGACGTGTTCCGCGTCGTCAGACGCACGGTCAAGCTGCTGCTGGACACCTCGTCGATCTGGACGGTCGTCGTCAGGCCGGTGGCGTCGGCGGCCGTCGCCGCGTCCGCGTTCACGGCGACTGCGGCCGGAACGGCAATCCCGACAGCGACACACGTCGCCCAGAGTGGACGTAGAGAAATACGCACGCGCGGTTACCTCTCTCATTTCATGGGGGCTCACAACGCGACGGAGATCCAGGAAACCGGCGCAGGTGATCAATGACGATCAATCTAGTAGATTTAGCAAATCCCATCAATATGTCATTTAAGTCATACCGTCGACCGCGCGGCCTTCGCGGAGCGCGCCGGTACCGCAGCGGCAGTAGGCAGGCGCGACGTATCGATGGCCGGTCCCGTCGGGCCGGTCGTGGTGGACGTCGATGCGCTGGTAGCCGGGCTCGATCGCAGGAATGGCTGGACTGCGGCGAAGCACACGCGCCTACCGTTCGAGCAACGGCCACGCGTTGACCGACCCGGGGCTGAGAAGGCGGCAGCGGGCGAACCGGACGAACGTGACCTCGCCCTGGTGGAGAAGGCAGCAGTGGCGCGAGCAGGACAAACGTGACACCCGGCACCGCCGGCGAGGAAGCCACCCAGCCAGGCCGTACCCCTGGGTGAACTGCTGGCCGTGGTCCGCGGAGCCGGTGGTGTCCACGGTCTCGGCCGGGACCACCTGGCGGGTCAGCCGACCGGGACCAGGAAGGCGAAGACGCGGACCCCGACCGGGCCGGCCGGCAGCGGCGGCGGGGCGGCGGCGGTGACCTTCATGCCGGTCTCCCACGGTTCGCCGTCCAGCACCACCTCGTTGGTCAGCAGCTGACCGTCCTGGTGCGCGGTGAAGAACCGCAGCGCGTGCACGGCCCGGCTCAGCGGGACGTCCTTGAGCGCGGTCAGCAACTGGTCGAGCAGCGGCTCGGCGGACGGCACCGGCCCGGTCGCGAACAGGTCCACCTGCGCGCCCAGCAGCAGCTCGAACTCGCCGCCCGGGTGGTTGTACCGCTCGACCAGCACCTGGTCACCGGCGGCCCGGCGGTCCAGCAGGGCGGCGATCATCGGGTACGCCACGGCCCGCTCGAACATGGCGAGGCTCTGGAAGATCGCCTCCTTCCAGGTGCTCGCCACGCCGACGCAGCTCTCCACCATCCACTGACGAGCCAGCGCCGGATGGTTGACGGCGAAGTTCACCTGCGCCACGACCAGTCCCGGCGCGGGACGCGGATGCGGGGTGAGGGTGGCCCGGAACTCGGCGTCACCCACCCGGAGGTCGTCGCCGACCGGTACCCCGTAGGCGGCCATCCAGTGCGCGAACACCGAGGACGGCGCGGGCACGCCACCGCTGCCGGAGCCCAGCTCGGGCAGCGGCTCGTCGAGGGTGATCGGGCCGAGGGTCATCTCCTCGACCTTGGCGCCGCCCTGCAGTGCCTGGCTGACCGCGGCCACCTCGTGGCTGTAGCCGGCGATCCGGGCCGTCTCCGCCTGCCCGGCCAGCTGCGCGATCCGCGCGGCGGCCGCGAAGACCGGGTCGCCGGCGAGCTGACGGGTGGTGCCGCCGTCGACGAAGGTGGCGTCGACGGTGACGCCGCCGAGCATCCGGCGGCCGAAGGCGATCGGCAGGAAGACCAGCAGGCGCTCCGCCAGCCACGGCTCCACACCGCCGCCGAGCAGGTTCTCCCGGATCTCCTCACCGGGCGGTGCCGCCGCGCCCGCACAGAACGCCGTGACCCCGACCAGTACCGCCTCGTCGAACATCGCGTGAGCGTACCGCCCGGTAGATCTTCCGCAAGCCCGTCCGGGCACCGGCGGCGACCCGCGCGTGGCGCGTGTCGAAAACCGATTCGCGTTGCACAATCTGTCATGGCCGCTTCCGCGTTACGCATGCTTCTCGCCGCCGACCGGGTCACCCACGTGCCCGGCGTCTGGGATCCGGCGACCGCCGCGCTCGCCGTGGCGGCCGGGCACCAGGTCGTGCACCTGTCCGGCGCCGCCGTCGCGGCCACCATGCTGGGCCGCCCGGACCTCGGCTTCGTGCACGCCACCCAGATCGCCGACCGGGCCACCACACTGGCCCCGGCGTTGCGGGGCACCCCGCTGCTGGCCGACGCGGACACCGGTTTCGGCACCCCGGAGCACGCGGTGTGGACCGGGCTCGCCTACCGCCGATCCGGGATCTCCGGGCTGCTCCTGGAGGACCGGGCGAGTCCGGACCGCCGCGAGCGCCGGGCCGGCCCGAAACTGATCGAGATCGGCCTGGCGGCCGCGAAGATCAAGGCGCTGGCCGATCAGGTCCCGGAGCTCACCGTCATCGCCCGGACTGACGCGTACGCCGGGCACGGTCTCGCCGAGACGATAGTGCGCTGCGGCGCGTACGCCGAGGCCGGCGCCCACGCTGTCGTCCCCGAGGGCGTACCGGGGATCGACGAGCTCGCCGCCATCCACCGGGCACTGCCCGGCGTACCGATGGTGCTCACTCGCAGCGAAGCCGCACCGAACCGGCCGGCCTGGACCGACGCGGACCTGCTGGCCGTCGGCGTACGCCTGGTCCTGCACCCGGTCGCCGCCCTGCTCGCCGCGATGCGGGCGGCGTCGACCGCCTACCGAGCGATCGGCGAGAGCGGCGCCGCCGACGCGGTCGAGCGGATGCCGTGGGCCGCCTTCACCGCCGTGGCCGGCGAGGACGACGCCGCCGTCGCGGAGGCCCGTTACGTCCCCGGACGGCTGCAGACGTGACGAGCGGCCCGCGGCGCCCCGCACAAGATCGAGATCTTCGGATGCCGGTCCGGTGAAGTCTGGCCGGTCGGCTGTGATGACTCCCTGAACGTCCGGCTACCGGTGGTTCCACGGCTGCGGCGATACGGAAGTGGTGGGCTCGTGAGGACCACATCGCACCGCCTTCGTCATCCGTAGCGAGAGGATCCGTCATGCACAAGATCTCGACCATCGCCGTTACCGGCCTCGGCCTGGCCGGCGCCCTCGTGGTCAGCACGCCGGCTCAGGCGGCGCCCTCGACGGGCCAGATCACCGGCACCAGCGCCACCCGGACCGGCCCCGGCATCATCAAGCTCGACGGCCAGTACTGGTCACTACCGGACTGCAGAGCCAACGCGGAGGCCGCCGAATGGAACAAGGAGATCTCCAACGCCCAGTGCATCGCGCAGAGCGACACCACGTCGAAGTGGTGGATCATCGTGGGTGACCCGTACCGGGAGCCGCAGGCCCCGGCCAAGACCACCAGCACCGAGCCCACCAACACCGACAAGCCCGCCAAGAAGGGCGGCAAGGACCCGTTCGGCGTGTGCAAGTACGCCGACGACTGGTTCCCGCTCGACTGCTGACGCGCCCCGATCGGCACGCCGGTGGTCATCCCGCCGGTCGGGCCCCGGGGCCGGCGGCCCGGGACGGCAGATCGTGGACGACGGTGGAAATGTCGTGGGCGGCCAGCGTCTCGAGGATCAGCGGCTCGACCTCGGACCACTCGCCGCCGGCCAGGCCGCAGCCGATCCGCGGCATGTGCACC
This window of the Actinoplanes oblitus genome carries:
- a CDS encoding NAD(P)/FAD-dependent oxidoreductase, which encodes MTQASHRQRVVVVGAGFGGLFAIKALRKAPVDITLINGTAYHLFQPLLYQVATGILSEGEVAPPIREVLRRQENVDVRLGWVTDVDVENKVVSVSGPGIDYTVEYDTLIVAAGASQSYFGNDQFADHAPGMKSIDDALELRARIFGAFEVADLQTDPEAAQRWLTFVVVGAGPTGTELAGQIAELAHRNLPGQYKHIDPRKARIILVDAIGAVLNTFGDDLSAGAQRELEKLGVEVKLNTKVVGVDSTGIEVEDATGRHRIPSVTKVWAAGVSAPPLAAKLAEATGAKTDRAGRVFVDQDTTLPGHPEIFVLGDMMNLAGDDGKPLPGVAQVAIQSGRHAADQIKRRIAGKEAGQPFKYFDKGSLATISRFSAVASIGKVRLSGFPAWVVWVAVHLFYLVGFKNRVTAVLHWAVSFVGRGRSERVATLQQAFARRAIRAYGDPFARERAESGDRPEPADRRETAARTETTGRPEAADRPATTDQRETANRPATTDQRETANRPATTDQRETANRPATTDQRETANRPESGDHLTSAEVTATTPIIPAREEARSAAKPGTDDGRPVPQAPERERLSVRE
- a CDS encoding thymidine kinase, translated to MPVTAATVIASRQPALAPVFGTLTLFTGRMGSGKSTLALQNAFNRQQAGRPGVLLTSQDRAGEGIMSSRLGVAADAIEVHSEMDLASLVAETVPAGGFVIVDEAQFLSPAQVEQLAWAADELGVDIDCYAITTDFLSRLFPGAQRLVELADVILPLQVEVTCWCGRPGRQNARIVDGQVARAGEQVAVGDTTETSAVSYRVLCRRHWRNGEPGPA
- a CDS encoding lamin tail domain-containing protein, giving the protein MLRRLASLATAVTAAATLTLAGLPAPALAASVPCRPVAGSPRCSVWTGKVAWVADGDTLLVDVNGDGTTTPRSIRVIGVQAMEQHVYSPKAAKRRGDCHALEATARVERLVRAGNGVVRMTAQHADSQSRNRPLRSISVKINGTWRDIGEDLVRHGYALWLPFAGEWAWDSAYELDEARASTEKQLMWDENYCGAGPAAAANLTVWANSDADGDDGGNLNGEWIRIGNHGSAAVDLSGWWVRDSGLRRYTFTAGTVVPAGGAVYVHVGQGVDTATDKYWGLSAPIFTNVDPLRNSVGDGAYLFDPQGDLRRSFVYPCQVGCGSPLAGKVSLKVKYGGVERVEVVNVSDEPVDLQGHVVVSRYQYRFEESTVLAPGESMVVPLAGGRAVLDDRGGEVRLQTSDMWTVACRWWGTGKC
- a CDS encoding ABC transporter substrate-binding protein, translated to MTSPILNRRTLLGGLLGVTALGLTGCAGDDAASASLSAADPLPTTVDPATQLIISIHTSQVGLTASGEIDKIPFKVKDWPNISAGPDVIQGFRAKSIDLANNAGIPPIQAAAINVDAKIVAVQTVHKPQYTFVTAPGNPVKDITDLRGKKIAFSQGQAQGLVVLRTLKEQGLSTKDVQLVALPSTKFLVALQSKQVDVAPLYEPAITKYLAEYGKDGAIQFPMTAVDYLSVLWAPSEVLADSAKVAAIRSFIPIWAKDQIWRWENPEKWLDAYYVKDQQVSEADAKRIGTTLQQPFFPTSWDKAVAWERESAGLLVEGGFIKKIDPEKLFDRRFEGIASSAVPAKYQE
- a CDS encoding ABC transporter permease encodes the protein MATETISVAARPRAATAPPRRRRRRVGPGKPIPYGRTLGPVLLLAIWALASATGVLDPRKLSAPWTVAGTFADLIEAGTLQEHILASLQRAVFGFVIGALAGLVLALLAGTSRIGEALIDGPMRIKLAIPTIGLIPLLILWLGINEGFKITIIAVAVAVYMYVQVHAGLTGIDQRYVELAQVQNYSRWEFVRHVVFPGALPGVFVGLRLSVTASWLILITVEQINALSGVGYMMTQAQEYAQTDIIIVGLVIYGIFGFLSDALVRIAERRVLGWRRTLTN
- a CDS encoding ABC transporter ATP-binding protein produces the protein MAPYLDQLTHGVRISGLTRRFGEKTVLDGIDLDIAPGEFVALLGRSGSGKSTLLRALAGLDHDVAGSGDLRIPDRVSVVFQDSRLLPWRRVLDNVILALRVPDARRKGVDALAEVGLAGRERAWPNQLSGGEQQRVALARSLVGEPELLLADEPFGALDALTRIKMHGLLRALCKRHQPAVLLVTHDVDEAVQLADRIVVLDSGHIAVDVRPGLPESRRASDPGFQEIRELLLRALGVVEEG
- a CDS encoding M35 family metallo-endopeptidase translates to MNADAATAADATGLTTTVQIDEVSSSSLTVRLTTRNTSSSPVSVLSRDLPRAGLSGGLLAVTRDGVPLPYHGRLVKYAKPTAADYTRIPAGGTYAVTMNLADDYDLSRPGTFTIALAATRIRALRGPGAAVADTVRVRAGQASVSTTVAIQGARKPAGVAAASSERVKVAASAVTIVYNSNCSTSQKTSIRQAVTDAATLSTKSKTWLSNNPNGGAAYTEWFGTRTTTRFNTVASEYSNITSELTSKTVTLSCLNEAGVYAYVYPDDPYKIYLCGAFWTAPAIGTDSKAGTLVHESSHFTVNGGTDDWAYGQTAARNLASTNPARAVNNADNYEYFAESR
- a CDS encoding DUF6348 family protein — translated: MFDEAVLVGVTAFCAGAAAPPGEEIRENLLGGGVEPWLAERLLVFLPIAFGRRMLGGVTVDATFVDGGTTRQLAGDPVFAAAARIAQLAGQAETARIAGYSHEVAAVSQALQGGAKVEEMTLGPITLDEPLPELGSGSGGVPAPSSVFAHWMAAYGVPVGDDLRVGDAEFRATLTPHPRPAPGLVVAQVNFAVNHPALARQWMVESCVGVASTWKEAIFQSLAMFERAVAYPMIAALLDRRAAGDQVLVERYNHPGGEFELLLGAQVDLFATGPVPSAEPLLDQLLTALKDVPLSRAVHALRFFTAHQDGQLLTNEVVLDGEPWETGMKVTAAAPPPLPAGPVGVRVFAFLVPVG
- a CDS encoding isocitrate lyase/PEP mutase family protein gives rise to the protein MAASALRMLLAADRVTHVPGVWDPATAALAVAAGHQVVHLSGAAVAATMLGRPDLGFVHATQIADRATTLAPALRGTPLLADADTGFGTPEHAVWTGLAYRRSGISGLLLEDRASPDRRERRAGPKLIEIGLAAAKIKALADQVPELTVIARTDAYAGHGLAETIVRCGAYAEAGAHAVVPEGVPGIDELAAIHRALPGVPMVLTRSEAAPNRPAWTDADLLAVGVRLVLHPVAALLAAMRAASTAYRAIGESGAADAVERMPWAAFTAVAGEDDAAVAEARYVPGRLQT